Proteins from a genomic interval of Diprion similis isolate iyDipSimi1 chromosome 10, iyDipSimi1.1, whole genome shotgun sequence:
- the LOC124410917 gene encoding protein trapped in endoderm-1, whose protein sequence is MAGESLLVNSTGNYTDHPTFPRPVTIVAAVCAIVFGIVGVTGNLMTAIALLKYPRIRKHATTAFVISLSISDLIFSAINMPVTASRYIELNWILGGVMCRLFPIFFYGNVAVSLLSMVAITINRYLLISRPDIYPEIYTDRGITMMLIGIWVVSFSILIPSALDKWGTLGLDEKTFSCTILKKDGRSPKKLLFVIGFAIPCLVIIVSYLCIYWRVRQSLKKLQAHSGGKRGGFQRKEDSRVTRLMLTIFLCFLLCFMPLMVANVVDENMEMPVFNVIASILSWASSVINPFIYAGTNRLYREAYKQLLCPPRSSNRTFRPPRPTHSHSSKVSSPNVT, encoded by the exons ATGGCGGGCGAATCACTTTTGGTTAATTCAACCGGCAATTATACCGATCATCCGACGTTTCCGAGGCCTGTAACCATCGTCGCCGCTGTCTGCGCCATCGTTTTTGGAATCGTTGGAGTTACAG gaaacTTGATGACGGCGATAGCTCTCCTCAAATATCCAAGGATAAGGAAACACGCCACCACCGCATTCGTAATCAGTCTGAGTATTTCGGATCTGATATTTTCCGCGATCAATATGCCCGTCACCGCGAGTCGCTACATCGAATTGAACTGGATTCTCGGTGGAGTGATGTGCAGATTATTCCCAATATTCTTCTACGGAAACGTGGCAGTTTCGCTGCTCAGCATGGTAGCCATAACGATCAACAG ATACCTGTTGATTTCGAGGCCAGACATTTACCCGGAGATCTACACAGACCGAGGAATAACGATGATGCTGATCGGCATATGGGTGGTAAGCTTCAGTATCCTGATACCATCGGCGCTGGATAAATGGGGAACACTCGGTTTGGATGAGAAGACATTTTCATGCACGATACTGAAGAAGGACGGCCGAAGTCCGAAGAAGTTGCTGTTCGTGATCGGTTTCGCGATACCGTGCCTGGTGATAATCGTCTCCTATCTTTGCATTTACTGGCGGGTGCGTcagagcttgaaaaaattgcaagccCATTCCGGTGGTAAACGGGGTGGTTTTCAGCGCAAGGAAGACTCGCGGGTGACGCGACTGATGCTGACGATATTCCTCTGCTTTTTGCTGTGCTTCATGCCGCTGATGGTCGCCAACGTCGTCGACGAGAACATGGAGATGCCGGTCTTCAACGTGATAGCCTCCATACTATCGTGGGCTTCATCTGTCATCAACCCCTTCATTTACGCCGGCACGAACAGACTTTATAGAGAAGCTTACAAGCAACTCTTGTGCCCACCGAGGTCGAGTAACAGAACTTTTAGACCTCCAAGGCCGACTCATTCTCATTCTAGCAAAGTTTCATCGCCAAATGTGACGTAG
- the LOC124411094 gene encoding putative tyrosine-protein kinase Wsck — MIGLWILASLLGGIALAQEAYDYKGCFRNLEANLDFPVLAVSHPSSPSECIRECGSRYYMFAGLMNDQQCYCGSEYGRNGLSSGCTVYCVAEPTALCGSLDSVSVYSTGQKGPSPPRHIQLIRNEPGALQITWEPPNIPNGKLVAYNLRAVSLQTYASGPLPPLESQVEGGFANMTTMRGLQPGTKYNVSIVAVNTHGSGSAAYSTNWTLIGPPDKPGTPVIINKTNTTVTVMLAKGSSGSGPVSRYQVVVVRAGTIPPTDSDETYPGYEESREEGLGYYVAGQFEAGDYERYKNFTVGDGRRNGRFYNAPLDMRSSMPQIGLVVTSEIGDEKKYSFSELTNAVPVSLKAPKPRGSSVTVVVLYVAIVLLGVLLLASILTYVILRRRHARSRAKHSSEQQELTLQGPICEVDNMAYVPEDVPERKNHYQDLKSKVWSIPKNFLVIDAAVVRRGRFGSVHMGTVQINGAPKTATVHTIADGLLRASEKKAMLRELDVCIRVGSHINLAGLIGTCETPDSLYVVIEMPPQTLKNRLLAARSGDPLPPNQILSVGVSVASALLHLQNHKIVHTCLCARSVGLESDGTPKLMGHGIAKYALEDIKYIRWTALELLNNEKKHQEGVVWAFGVLLWEIFSMGGTPYAHLVGDDEVENAIRRHVRLPQLRDMPDPFYEVMLSCWSANRDERPTFEELVRIDTLSVCPITSVTEPYIPELELN, encoded by the exons ATGATTGGTCTCTGGATACTGGCTTCGTTGCTTGGCGGCATCGCTCTTGCTCAGGAGGCTTACGACTACAAGGGATGTTTCCGGAACCTGGAGGCCAATCTGGACTTTCCAGTACTGGCAGTCAGTCATCCAAGCTCGCCATCCGAATGTATTCGGGAATGCGGTTCCCGATATTACAT GTTTGCAGGTCTGATGAACGACCAGCAATGCTACTGTGGCAGCGAATACGGAAGAAATGGTCTTTCATCAGGGTGCACCGTCTATTGTGTAGCTGAGCCCACTGCCCTGTGCGGTTCACTTGACTCTGTAAGCGTTTACAGCACTGGGCAAAAAG GTCCAAGTCCACCAAGGCACATCCAACTCATCCGCAACGAGCCGGGAGCGCTTCAGATAACCTGGGAGCCCCCGAACATCCCGAATGGTAAGCTGGTAGCTTACAACCTGCGAGCAGTCTCTTTGCAGACGTACGCCTCCGGTCCCCTGCCCCCCCTTGAAAGCCAGGTGGAGGGCGGTTTCGCGAACATGACGACAATGCGGGGTCTGCAGCCTGGCACGAAGTACAACGTGTCTATAGTTGCGGTGAACACTCACGGTAGTGGATCGGCGGCTTACTCCACAAACTGGACGCTAATCGGCCCTCCGGACAAGCCGGGCACCCCGGTGATCATCAACAAGACAAACACTACGGTCACCGTTATGCTAGCCAAGGGTTCGAGCGGATCGGGCCCGGTGAGTCGGTACCAAGTGGTCGTCGTCAGGGCAGGAACGATCCCACCGACGGACAGTGACGAGACTTATCCAGGCTACGAAGAGTCCAGGGAGGAGGGCTTGGGCTACTACGTCGCCGGGCAGTTCGAAGCCGGTGACTACGAACGGTACAAGAACTTCACCGTCGGGGACGGCAGGAGGAATGGTCGCTTCTACAATGCACCGTTGGACATGCGATCTTCGATGCCGCAGATCGGGCTGGTTGTGACGTCTGAGATCGGGGACGAGAAGAAGTACAGCTTTTCGGAGTTGACCAATGCCGTTCCGGTGAGCCTGAAAGCCCCCAAGCCCAGAGGTTCCAGCGTGACTGTGGTCGTCCTCTATGTGGCCATCGTCCTCCTGGGGGTCCTGCTCCTCGCTTCCATCCTGACCTACGTCATCCTGCGGCGGCGGCACGCCAGGAGCCGGGCCAAGCACTCGTCCGAACAACAGGAGCTCACGCTTCAGGGGCCTATTTGTGAGGTGGACAATATGGCGTACGTGCCTGAGGATGTGCCCGAGCGGAAGAACCACTATCAGGACTTGAAGAGCAAGGTGTGGAGCATACCGAAGAACTTTCTGGTCATCGACGCGGCCGTTGTTCGCCGTGGACGATTTGGGTCCGTCCATATGGGTACGGTGCAGATAAACGGTGCCCCGAAGACCGCCACGGTTCACACCATAGCTGACGGCCTCCTCAGGGCCTCGGAGAAGAAGGCGATGCTGAGGGAACTCGACGTTTGCATAAGGGTGGGAAGCCACATCAATTTGGCGGGACTTATCGGCACCTGTGAGACTCCTGATTCGCTCTACGTCGTCATCGAGATGCCGCCGCAGACCCTGAAGAACCGATTGCTTGCCGCGAGGTCCGGTGATCCTCTACCTCCTAACCAGATACTCTCCGTCGGTGTGTCCGTCGCCTCCGCGTTGCTTCACCTACAGAATCACAAGATCGTTCACACCTGTCTCTGTGCCAGGAGCGTCGGCCTCGAAAGCGACGGAACCCCGAAGCTGATGGGACACGGGATAGCGAAGTATGCTCTTGAGGACATCAAGTACATCCGGTGGACGGCCCTAGAGCTCCTGAACAACGAGAAGAAGCACCAAGAGGGCGTCGTCTGGGCCTTCGGAGTCCTTTTGTGGGAGATATTCAGCATGGGGGGGACACCTTACGCGCATTTGGTCGGTGATGACGAGGTCGAGAATGCCATCAGGCGACACGTCAGGCTACCTCAGCTCAGGGACATGCCGGATCCATTTTACGAAGTGATGCTGTCCTGCTGGAGCGCCAATCGGGACGAAAGACCGACGTTCGAGGAACTCGTCAGAATT GACACCCTAAGCGTCTGCCCGATCACATCTGTTACGGAACCTTACATCCCGGAATTGGAGCTGAATTAG